Proteins encoded together in one Columba livia isolate bColLiv1 breed racing homer chromosome 3, bColLiv1.pat.W.v2, whole genome shotgun sequence window:
- the LOC135579228 gene encoding uncharacterized protein LOC135579228, whose protein sequence is MMTLWKDSPPWHGADSLPTLSVVRGRFCVQQAGTRLWTHTGWDPTSVMQPAASFRAGGRAPGCWGVLGSGFPYCSSSHRLSCETPDGSESSWITITDSEVGSSSRASSRASLSPSREDAQSSILTSTASSSAEVPLSPSREDPHSCIMTNEANSSTELCLSPLSEESWTSTTASNLGSFSLASALTPVDEGDMAHASSVHPGLGHPRTNLEEQPGPETFPSCEEVLAICLEASSVQQQQQDLQILTAAPTPPPEVPEVCSKEMEMPLTCHKDLDTLESLILESKLEQELGLSANVDDTPKTVPASAAPKRQRPKKQEVMVLPIVQDLFFLKKDMKSRLERHIYKMNVQRHYGLQKKILECEESFEKFILR, encoded by the coding sequence ATGATGACCTTATGGAAAGATTCACCTCCATGGCATGGAGCTGACAGTCTCCCCACATTGTCCGTGGTCAGAGGGAGATTTTGTGTCCAGCAGGCAGGAACGAGGCTTTGGACACACACTGGGTGGGACCCCACGTCTGTGATGCAGCCTGCTGCCTCCTTCAGAGCAGGAGGGAGagccccagggtgctggggagtGCTGGGCTCAGGCTTTCCCTACTGCTCCTCCTCACACAGGCTCAGCTGTGAGACACCTGATGGCAGTGAGAGCTCCTGGATTACCATCACAGACAGTGAAGTCGGTTCCTCTTCAAGGGCCTCTTCAAGGGCCTCTCTGTCCCCTTCAAGAGAAGACGCCCAAAGTTCCATCCTGACCAGCACtgccagttcctctgcagaggtgCCTCTGTCCCCTTCGAGAGAAGATCCTCACTCTTGCATCATGACGAATGAAGCCAACTCCTCTACAGAGCTGTGTCTGTCACCTTTGAGTGAAGAATCCTGGACTTCCACCACAGCGAGCAACCTTGGCTCCTTCTCACTGGCTTCTGCCCTCACTCCCGTGGATGAAGGCGACATGGCTCACGCCTCCAGTGTCCATCCTGGCCTGGGGCATCCCAGAACAAACCTTGAGGAGCAGCCTGGCCCAGAAACTTTCCCATCCTGTGAGGAAGTGCTGGCCATCTGCCTTGAGGCCAGTAGtgtgcagcagcaacagcaagaTCTCCAGATCCTGACAGCTGCTCCCACTCCACCTCCAGAGGTTCCTGAGGTCTGCTCCAAGGAAATGGAGATGCCTCTCACATGCCACAAAGACCTGGACACCTTGGAGAGCCTCATCCTGGAATCCAAACTCGAGCAGGAACTGGGCCTGTCAGCCAATGTGGATGACACTCCAAAGActgttccagcctctgctgctccaaAACGTCAGCGACCAAAAAAGCAAGAGGTGATGGTGCTTCCCATTGTGCAGGACCTGTTCTTCCTGAAAAAAGATATGAAAAGCAGACTAGAGCGTCATATTTACAAAATGAACGTGCAAAGGCACTACGGGCTGCAAAAGAAGATCCTGGAATGCGAGGAGagctttgaaaagttcattttgAGATAA